DNA from Polaribacter sp. NJDZ03:
ATAGTTTTTTAACTCCAATACCCAATAATGTACATAAGGTTAAATCGAATGCTATAGGATTACAACATCTTAATTCATACCCTAATTCTACTGGTCTAGACTTTATTTCTAATCCTATTTCTTTTAATTTAACTTGCAGTAAGTAATTAAATATATGAGATTTACTTACGTTTCCTAATTCTGGGTGTCCGTGCTCATCATAGGTGAAGTTAATACCTGAATTAATGATTTCTTCTTTTTCCATAAAGTGAAAAACACCTTCGCTTATTAAAGCGACACCGTATTCTACACCCATAATTTTACATTTTACAATAGAAGAAATAATCATATTGATTAACTTCTTAAATGTAATAGTAGTTTTATTAAACATTTCTGGAATAATTACCATCTGAAAATGACATGCAGATGCAATTCCGAAGGCCAAATGCCCCGCAGAACGTCCCATTGCAGACATTACAAACCAATTTTCACTAGTTCTTGCATCTTCATAAACGGTATTTCCAATGCGTACACCTTCATCTTTTGCGGTATGAAAACCAAATGTTGGGTTTCTATCTGGCAAAGGTAAATCGTTATCTATTGTTTTTGGAACATGAATATGTCTAACATCTAATTCTTGCTCCTTTAAATATTTAGTTAATCTATTTGCTGTAGAAGCTGTGTCATCTCCACCAATAGTAACCAATAATTTTACATTATTTTTCTTAAAAAAATCTACTTTAAAATCACTGTCTTTAGGTTTAAATCTACTCATTATAAGACTAGAACCACCTCTACTAAAAATACGATCTGCACGATGAAAATCAAAAATCTCCAATTCAGGATTTTCTGAAAGCAATCCTTGATATCCATGATGGACACCAATTACCTCATAACCATCTTTCATAAAGGTTTTAGCAACAGTACTAATTACTGTATTAATTCCTGGTGCAGGACCGCCTCCACACATTATAGCTACAGATTTCTTCATATTTTATTGTTGATTTTAAAATTAGTATGTGTACAGTTATAAATTTATTTAACTGTTAAATAGCCTAAACTACTTAACAGTTAAACAAAAATCTAGATTTATCTAGCTACTCTTCCAGATGCATCACCACCCATCAATTTATTTACTTCTGCAACTGTAACTAAGTTTGCATCACCTTTAATAGTGTGCTTTAAACAAGACGCAGCAACTGCAAAGTCTAATGCATTTTGATCGTTATCTGGGTATGTTAATAATCCGTAGATTAAACCTCCCATAAAAGAATCTCCACCACCTACTCTATCTACAATATCTGTAATTTGGTATTGACGTGTTTGTAACATTTCATTTCCATCATATAAAACTCCAGCCCATGTATTGTGAGACGCAGAAATAGAACCTCTTAAAGTAGTAATTACCTTTTTAGCTCTTGGAAATTTCTCCATCATTTGCTTACAAACAGATAAGAAAGCTTCTGCTTTTACGTCATGTCCTGCTGTTTGAACTGCAGCTCCATCAGGCTTAATTCCGAAATGCATTTCTGCATCTTCTTCATTTCCTAAAACTACATCACAGTAAGAAGTTAATTCTGTCATTATAGACTCTCTATGAGCATCATCACAAAAATTCCATAATTTTGCACGGTAGTTTAAATCTGTAGAAATAGTAATTCCTTTTGCACTAGCTACTTTTAAAGCTTCTAAAGTTACATCTGCAGCACCTTGAGAAATTGCTGGGATAATACCTGTCCAATGAAACCATTCACATCCTTCAAAAACGGCATCCCAATCGATCATTCCAGATTCTACTTCTGCAATAGCAGAATGCGCTCTATCATAAACCACTTTAGAACCTCTAGATACAGCACCAGTTTCTAAGAAATAAATTCCTAAACGGTCTCCACCATAAACAATCTTATCTACACCAACACCTCTTTTACGCATCTCCATCATTGCACACTCACCAATATCATTTTTTGGTAAACGGGTTACAAAATCTACATCAATTCCGTAGTTTGCTAATGATACTGCTACATTAGATTCTCCACCACCATAAACAACATCAAAATTATTTGCTTGTGAAAATCTTAAAAATCCTTGAGGAGCTAATCTTAACATGATCTCTCCAAATGTTACTACTTTTGCCATTTTAATTATTTTTTAAAAATTATAGTTAATTAGTTAAACGTTTAAGCAATTTTTCAAAATAAAATCAAAATGAAAGAATTGAACTATCATTTTGATTATATTAAATATCGAATTATATTTGCTTAATCGATTAAGCAAATATATAAAAAAAAGTATTATCAAAAAGAAAACTACCATAAAAGATATTGCAAGTGTTTTAAACATCTCTGCAGCTGCTGTTTCTAAAGCATTACACAACGATTCTAGAATAAGCGAAAAAACTAAAAAAGCCGTTAGACAGGTTGCTGAAAATTTAAATTATCAACCCAATCACTTAGCAAGTGCTCTTAGAAGTGGAAAAAGTAAACTAGTTGGCGTAATAGTGCCTAGAACAAATAGTAACTTTTTTTCATCTGTAATACAGAATATAGAAGAAGTACTAAATAAGGAAGGCTACAATATTATTATTACCCAATCTAACGAGTCATTTAAAAAAGAATGTGCTAGTATTGATACCTTATTATTTACGCAAGTAGATGGTATTATTGCTTCTATGGCCAATGAAACTGTAGATTTAAGTTATTTTGAAAAAGTAAAAAAAGCAGGCATTCCTTTGATAACATTTGATCGTGGAGAAAATGATTTAAATGTAGATTATATTGGTATTGATGATTTTAATAGCAGCCATTTAATAGTAGCTCATCTTGCGGCCCAAGGTTGTAAAAGAATTGCACATATTGGTGGTTTTAAACGTACTAGAATTTTTAACAACAGAATTAAAGGTTATATAGATGCGTTAAAGAAACACAACTTACCTCTCATAGATGAGCTATTATTAGAAAGCGATTTAACAATTGAAGATGGTAGAGAAAAAATGCATCAATTACTAGCTTTAAAACACAGACCAGATGCTGTTTATGTAGCTGGAGATTATGCTGCTCTTGGTGCTTTACAAGTGCTAAATGAAGAAAAAATTAGTATTCCTAATGAAATAGCCTTGGTTGGTTTTGGTAATGAACCTTTTAGTTCTATGGTTACACCTTCTATTACAAGTATAGAGCAACATAGTGACGAAATTGGCAAACAAGCTGCGCTTTCTTTTTTAAAACATGTTAAAAATGACGTTGTAAAACAAACACTCACCAAAAAGATTTTAGACGTAGAATTACTTATTAGAGATTCATCAAATAGAAAAGGCATCTAACCTTTTCTTTTGCTTATTTTTGTTAGTACTTAATAGACAATAAGAACACTTTATGAAACAACTAATTATTTTACTTTTATTGATTATTGCCTTTTTTATTGGTTACGGACAGTATTCTCAATATCAAAGATTTAATTCTCCAGATGTTGATTATAAAACAGCAAAAGAAATAGATGTTGCATATTATAACCAAGAAGCTGTAATTAATTATTATAAAGCTATTGAAGATTTAAATAGTTTTGTGAAAATGCAATGGACAGCTAATAATATTGATGTTAGATCTCCAGAAGAGGGTACGGAAGAAACTAAATTAGCTGTTTATACATATGCAGATAAAGTTGCAATCATTAAATACTATGAAAGCAAATTAGAAAAATCTGCTGTATTAAAAAAGAAAGGTTTGTCTAATGAAGAAATTCTATTTTTAGAAAATTCAGGAATTGACTTAAAATCTCACCAAAAATTAATTGCAGTCAACAAAATAAAAAGCATGTTTAATGCTGATAAAAAATTGGATTATGGGAATAAAAGTGCTTTAATATTTGAAATTCAGAAACAATTAAATCTAAAGGGTTTCGAGATAAAATTAGATGGGGTTTATAAGCTTGAAACTTTAAATGCTATTAAAGGTTTTGAAGAAAAAAACAACCTTTTTGTAGATGGTGTTTTAGATGTTTTAACTCTAGATGCTTTATTTGAATAAAAAAACTGTCTAAAAAAGTTTATTGTCAATCCAAATTTATTTCAGATTCTTAAGAAGATTAAACTTCAGTAAGTTGATCTACAGAAACAAGTTCAGTATATCAAGATTTCATCTTTTTTTAGACAGTCTTTAAACTTATTTCTTGTTTTTAGGAGTCTTACCGGGTTTCTTTACTGCTTTTGCTTTCTTTTTCTTAGGCATTTTCCCTTTTATTCTCTCTTTTTCGATAACAATATCTGCCATAAATTCTGAATTAAAAGTATGCTCTTTAGCTAGCTTAATAAAAGTAATAGCTGTTTTATATTCTTTTAATTGCTCATGTAAAATAGCTTTCTTAAGGTATAAAAGTGCTTTATCAGAACCTTTAACTGTTAAGGCAAAATCTATAAAATCTTCTACCTCTTTATAATCTTCATTCCATAGAAGTGTATTTATATAAGGTGTGTATACCTCAAAAGCATGAATATTTTCTGCTAAAGCTTGTTTAAAATACACAATTGCTTCTTCATATTTATACAACTTTTCTGCATAAACTCTCCCCATTAAAGTTAATGCCATTGTATTTTTATCATCATAAGACAACGCAAAATTTAAAGCTTCCATTACCTCTTCTAAATCGAAAGGGTAACTTTCTAATGCTTTAAAAATATAATTATTTACCAATGTTCCCATTTTATTTCTTTATTTGTCATTCTAAAAAAATGACTCTTTTATTCTATTTTTTTACTAAAATTGTTTTAAGTTGATAATAATCAACGTAAACGATTTTTATTTTGGTGTATCATTCTGTATGTTCGATATTATAATTTACAACTTTTTTTTGTAATATCTTAACAACAACACTTACTTTATTTATCTATTCATCAATTATGCCATTTTCTAATTAGCTTTTTTTTTTATGAATAATTGCTCGTTAATTTCCTTTTAAATATGCTGTTTTTTAGCAAGTACAAAAGTACGTTCTGTTTGTGCTATTCTTGCGGATATTTGTATTCTTTTTTTAATTGCCTTTTCTTTTTTTTAATAAATAGAAAAAAAGAGATTGCATACAGACTAAAAACGTACTTCTTTCTATGTTTATTAAAATACTATTCATTATTTTATTTGGCTCTTTTGTTAGCAAACTAGCTTGCGTTAGGGATTGAAACGGCATCCTTTTTGTTTTTCTCAAAAAGATATAGTGTAAAGCCCGACCTTTAGGTAACGCCCCTAGAATAAATTAATGTACATAAAAAAACGCCCAAAAATTAATTCTGAACGCTTGTATTAATAGTTTTATAATTAAAAGTTATTTCTTTTCTAACAAAACAATATCAAATTCTGAATTTACAACAACTTTTCCTTCTTTAACTTCTACCAGCTGATTAGAGTAAAAATCATTCAATTTGTCTCCGTCTTTAAATATTGATGAAACATGTATTTCTTTATTTCCTTTCTGTAAATTGATACCTGCAATAATTTTATCCTCTTTTCTAACTCTAGAAAAAACAATTCCATTTTCGGCAGAAATAAGAGTATGTTTCCCTGCTCCTACCGCAGGATGATTGGCTCTAAACTGACCTAATTTTTGCCAATGTTTTAAAACTCTCTGAGTTTCTTCTTTAGATTGAATGTCTTCCCAATTCATAAAAGAACGCAAAGTAGCATCGCCCACAGTGCCTTCTATGGTTAAATCTCTTGCAGATTCATCTCCATAATATACTTGTGCTGTTCCGGGTGTTAATAGTAACATGGTGGCCGTTTTATATGGCTGCTCTCTTTCTTTATCAAAAGGCTGACCATCATCATGCGACGTTAAATAGTTTAAAATTCCGTATCCTTTAAGATCTGTATGTAAAAGTGAATCGTATTTTTGAAAAACAGCTGTTTCTGCCATTTGTTTTACATTCCATTTTAACTCAAAATTGATTAAACTATTAAAAGCATTGTCATAATAATTAATTTTTTCTCCACCTAAATCAAATGCTTTTCCATCTGAAATAGTGTAATTATACACCTCGCCTACTAAATAAAAATTGTTTTCATCTAAAACTTTCTCAGGATTATTTTTTTTATAAATAGCAAAAGCGGCATCACATTCCTGCTTAAATTCTTGCCATACAAATTCTTCTGTATGTTTTACGGTGTCTACTCTGTAGCCATCAATTCCGAATTCTGTAATATAATCTGTTAGCCATTTCATAATGTAAAAACGTGGTGCTCTTGGGTGACCTGTTCTTGCAAAAAAAGCATCTAATTCTTTTACTTCTTGCTCATAACGTCCTTCTGCTTTCCATTTTTCTATCAACTGAATTGGCAATTCTACGGCCTCATTACTTTCTGTTTTAATGTCTGGTAAATTTTCTACCAAGGTACAAGAAACCGTATGTTCATAAGAATCATACGTACATGCAGGCCCCGTTCTTACCCAATCTGATGGCCATACAGGATCTTTATCTGTAACAGGCCCTGTGTGATTAATAACGGCATCTAATAAAATACGAATTCCGTTTTTATGAGCAATAGCCACCAATTCTTTTAAATCTTCTTTGGTTCCAAAATTCGGGTCAATCTTAGTCCAATCTTTTGTCCAATAGCCATGAAAACCATAAGACAAACCAGTTCCTTCATCGGTACCACCATGAATTTGTTCTACAATTGGCGTCATCCAAATGGCATTGATTCCTAATTTAGTAAAATATCCTTCTTTTATTTTTTGAGTGATTCCTTTGATATCTCCACCTTTAAAACCACGTAACTTTCCTGTTTCTTTAGTTCTTTCAAAATTGATATCATTGGTGGTATCTCCGTTATTGAAACGGTCTGTCAATAAAAAATAAATATTGGCGCCTTCCCAAACAAACTCCTTTTGTTTAGTTTGTGCTGTTACTTTCTGTGTTGATGAGTTTTCTTTACAACTAAAAATAGTTGCTAATATGAAAAGGAAGAGTATTTTTTTCATGAGTATTTTATGTATTTAGACCTACAAGGTTTTTAAAACCTTGTAGGAAATTAGATAGGTATGGTAATCTTTTATAATTATTCTTTCACATTTAAGATAAATGATTCTAATGGTTTTAGATCTATTCTAACCCTAGCTTCACCATTTTCTACTTTTAAAATCGATGAATATTCTTTATACAATTGATCTTCTACTTGATATTCGCCGTCTTTTAAGTTCCATTTTTCAATAATATCTTGAGGTAAACCTAACTCAAATCCATAGGTGTCATTTGCATTAAAGTTAGAAACAACAATTAATTTTTCATGATCGCTCCAACGTACAAAAGACAAAACTCTTTCATTATACCATTCTGTATGCTGACGGTTAAAATGATGAATATCTTGGTACTCCCCCATTAAGGCATCACTTTTAATAGTAAAGTTTAATAAACGTTTGTAAAAATCTCTTAATGCTTTTTCTTTATCCGTAGATTGGCCGCCATCATACTCTTTATCGTTTACCCAACGTTGTAAAGTTGGCACACCAATATAATCGAAAATTGAAGTTCTAGACTCTGTTCCAAAACCTGCATTTTCTGCTCCTGATTCTCCAAATTCTTGTCCGAAATACACCATTGTTGGTGCCGTAGAAATTGTTGTAGAAACCACCATTGCTGGTTTTCCTTTTAAAGCATCTCCCGCAAACTCCGGACTTGCAATTCTTTGCTCATCATGGTTTTCTAAAAAGTGCAACATATTGTGCTCTATATCTCTTAAATCTTCTTGTATTGGCGCAATATGATCTGTAATTCCATGACCTTGCATAATATTTTTTAAGGTATCATACAACTGCACTTTGTCATACAAATAATCCATTTTACCTTTTCGGATGTAATTTCTATACTCATTTGGGTTGTACACTTCTGCCAATAGAAAAGCATCTTCATTTTTCATTTTAATAGCAGAATTCATAAAACTCCAGAATTCAACAGGCACCATTTCTGCCATGTCATATCTAAATCCGTCTACTCCTTTTGCAGTCCAATACAATGCAATATCCCTAAATTTAATCCAAGAACTAGGTACTTTTTTATCTTGCCAAAACTCAAAGTGTTTTTTGTAATCTTCATTATCAAAACCTTCTGGAAATTCGTCAAAATCTTTTCTTCCGTCTGGAGAAACACCATAATTTACTTTTACCGTTTCATACCAATCGTTAAAATGAGGTTTTGCTGCTCGTGAACCATTACCTGTCCATTTTGCAGGGTTTTCCACAAATTTATTATCTGATAACGGATTTTTTTCTCCACCTAAAGGGGCATATCCATTTAAAAAGTCTGGCACTTGAAAAGCTTCATTAGGCACATAATAAAAATTATTATCTACATCATACTCCACTGTTTTATCATCATCTGCACCAAAATCTTTTGTGCCTGCCGGATTGGATAAACTTTGGTAATTTCTAGCAACGTGATTTGGAACAATATCTATAATTACCTTTAATCCGTTTTTATGAGAACGTGCTATTAAAGCCTCAAATTCTTCTAATCTGTTTTCTACATTTACTGCTAAATCTGGATTTACATTGTAATAATCCTTAACTGCATACGGAGATCCTGCTCTACCTTTTACAATATCTGGATCGTCATTTGAAATACCAAACTCGGTATAATCTCTAATTACATCATGATGCGGAACACCAGTATACCAAATATGTGTAACTCCTAATTCTTTAATTTCAGACAAGGCTTTATCTGTAAAATCATTGAATTTACCAACACCATTTTCTTCGATAGTTCCCCAAGGTTTATTAGTGGTATTTGTATTACCGAATAAACGTGTAAATACCTGATAAACCACTGTTTTTTTCTCTTGATTTGTATTCATCTTTTTAATTTTTGGTGTTTTTTCTGTTGAACAACCAATTATTATTGCTAAAACAGAAACGGATATAACGCTGTATATTTTTTTCATAATTGATTTCTTATTTTAATGATATTTTTACTTTTAATTCTTTATTCGGATTCCATTTTAATGGAATTGTAAGCATATTTTTTTCTGATGAAATTCGTTTTCTTTTTCCATCAACTTTTATCTTTTTAGGATTCCAATTGATATTATGTAATACCAACGTAATTTCTTTTTGCGCTGGATTCCAATTTTCACCAAATGCTGCTTTCAATTCAAACTCTAAGCAACGTTTGGTTAATTCAGATTCAAATTCTAGAATTTCAAAAGCTCCTTTTTCAAAAGCATTAGAAAGCAAACCGTTGTCATTATAAAACGTTCTTTTACTTTCTTTAACCGAAGCATCAAAATAATAATGAACTTCTAAAACATCTCCTTTATAAGCATCTGTAGTTTGTACTAATTTTGCCATTGGTATAAAAGCACCTCCTCTTACATACGTAGGAATTGTTGCTTCATTTAACTGAACAATTTTTGTTTGTCCCCCCTCAACTTTTTCATCTGTATAAAAATTAAACCAATTGGCAGTATTTGGAAAATAAACTTCTTTGGTTGCTACCGAATCTTTTAAAATCGGTGTGATTAAAAAATCATTTCCCCATAAATAGGTCGATGAATTAGTCATCAATTTTTCATCATCTTCTTCAAAGAAAATAGGTCGCATTAATGGCGTTCCTTTTTGATTGTTCTCAAACGCTACATTGTAATTATATGGCAATAACTTATAACGTAATTCAATGGCTTTTTTGGTCAATCTCTTCGCTCTATCACTTCTAAAAACAGGTTCACTAGCAACATCTTCTTGAGCATGAGGTCTAAATATAGGTTGAAAAACACCATATTGCAACCAACGGATATATAAATTATCATCTAAATTGGCGCCTGCAAATCCGCCTAAATCAGAATGCATGTATCCCAAACCTTGCATTCCCATTTGTAAGGCAATTTCTGGTTGAGATTGCAATCCTCCCCAAGTTCTGTTTACATCGCCAGACCAAGGAATCATCCCGAAACGTTGCGAACCAGAATAGCCTGCACGCATTAAAATAAAAGGTCTTTCATTTGAAAATTCTTTTTGATATCCTTCAAAAATTAAACGAGCCCAATCATGCCCGTAAATATTATGAATTTCATCTGCTGTTTTGTTCTGAAAATTCACCCAAGAAGGCAAAACTTCTGGCTCTCCTAAATCTCCCCAAAGTCCTTTTGCTCCTAATTCTATTAGTTCTTTATAAATGTTCCAAAACCATTCTTTCCCTTCCTTTTTGTAAATATCTACAATACCTGTATTTCCAAAATAGAAATCATATTTTGCAGGATTTCCGATGGAATCTGTTGCTAAAACTTTTTTTGCTGCAGCTTCATCCCACTTTTTAGAAGTGGATAAAATAAAGGGTTCTGTAATTAAAACTGTTTTTACACCTTTGTCTTTAAGTCCAGAAATCATTCCTTTCATATCAGGAAAAGAATCTTTGTAAACCTCCAAATTCCCCATGGTGCCTTGTAACTCTTTTCCAAACCAATACAAGTCTAAAATTACAGCATCTACAGGTATTTTTTCTTCTTTAAATTTAGCAATAGTCGCTTCTGTTTCTTTTTGTGAATGATAACCAAATCTACTCGAAAAATTCCCTAAAGTCCAACGAGCTGGTAATGGTTGTTTCCCTGTTAATTTGGTGTAATTGTTTACCAAATCTATCCAAGAATCACCAACAATAACTTGATACGTTTTTCTACCAGAAATGGTTTCATACGTTAAAGAATTATCTTTTTTACTGTCTAAATCTAAATAACCAATAGGTGCATTATCAAAATGAAGCATGTATTTTTTTGAAGAAATGACTAAAGGAATCGTAAAGTTCATTAACTCGGCATGCGTTTCATAACCATACTGTGCTCTGTTATAAAGTGGCAATCTGTTGCCTCTTCTATTCATGCCCAATGCTCTTGATCCAGCACCAAATAAAACCTCATCTGAAGTTAAATTGAATTCAATTTTTTCTGTTTTATCGGCAACAATATTGCCTTTAACCAAATCCATTGGTTGATGTTCTGATTTGAAATAACCCGCTTTTTCTGACGTAACAACCTCATCATTATAGGTATAAATAATTTGAAAAGGTTTGTGCTTTACAAGTACCGAAATTCCTTCTGAAAAGAAATTACTTTCGTTTGCACTAATTACAGGAGTAATATCTACTTCTATTGGTTTTAAAACTACCGCATGAGATTCTTTAACTTGCTGCTCACCAGCAGGAATAAAGCTAGTTTCTACAATTTTTGTATTTAGAAATCTAACAATGTACAAACCATCATTTACATTAATATTAAAACCATTAGCTGTTTGTTTTATGCTTTTAAAAACTCTATCTGTATTCTGTGAAAACGAAAAAGTTGTTATAAAAAGTAATAAAAAAAATATTTTATAATTCTTCATATTTTATGTTTATAAACCTTAAAGATTTTGACCGTACTATTTATATTTTTGTTGTTAAAAGAACACTCCCTTTTTCAGTTAAATGAATTTCATTTCCCCAAATAAAAGTATCGCCCGTAATAATGTTTTTTAGGGTTCTGCCATCTAACCCAACCTCTATAAATCGTTTTAAATCTATTGTAATCGGTTCGACATTTTTATTGATAATATTTACAACCGTTTCATCACCCTTTGTTCTAAACAAGAAATAAGTCCCCATAAAAGGAGCAAAATGAATGGTTTTACCATCATGAATAGCTTTACTATCTTTTCTATAATTCAAGACCTTTGTAATAAAAGATTGCATGTCTTTTTGGTATTCATTTAATCCTTCACCAGTAAAAGAATTTACAGCATCATCTTTAAAACCTCCTGGAAAATCACTTCGTATTAAACCATGATCTCCGGGGTTTGCAGAATCATTCATTAAAATTTCTGTTCCGTAATAAATTTGAGGAATTCTAGGTAAAGTTAACATATAGCTCAACCCCATTTTTACTTTTGAGATATCTTCCCAAAGCTCTGTAAAAACTCTTGTTTTATCATGATTGTCTAAAAATATAAACACATCTTTTGGCGATGCATAATGAAAATCATTGGCTAAACCTTCATATAGTTTTATCAAACCTTTGTCCCAAGACTCATCTTCATTGATGCCTTCTACAATGGCTTTTTGCATTGGAAAATCCATAGGAGATTTTAAGTTAGATTCATAACCGTCTCTGTTATTTGCGCCTCTTTGCCAATAACCAACAATTAACGGATTGTAACTCCACTCTTCTCCAACAATAGAAAAATTAGGATATTCAGACATAATAGCTCCTGCCCAATCACTCATAAAGTTTTTGTCTGGATATGGGTATGTGTCTTGTCTAATACCTCCTAAGCCCAAGGTTTCTATCCACCAGATACTATTTTGAATAATGTATTTTGCTAAAAACGGATTTCGCTGATTTAAATCTGGCATTGCAGGTGTAAACCATCCTTCATTATTTCCTTTTAAATCTGCTTTTGATACGTATATATCTTGATTTGTAGTTCTTCGATGGTTAGACCCAATATTGGTTTCATTGTTCCAATTATCTATATTATCCTCATAATTTTTTTGATTGTTTAACCAATCACCAAAAGGTAAATCTTCCATCCACCAATGCCCAATTCCACAATGATTTGCAACTTGGTCCATGATTAATTTCATGTCTTTTTCTCTTAATTTATCAGCTAACTCTTTATATTCTGATAAATTTCCGAAACGAGAATCTACTTTATAATAATCTGTAATTGCATAGCCATGATACGAACTTTCTGCCATATCATTTAAAAGAACTGGCGTTGGCCAAACAGTTGTAAAACCAAGGTCTGAAATATAATCTATGTGATTTATAATTCCTTGTATGTCGCCACCATGACGCTTGTAATTGTCAGAACGGTCTATATCTGTTTCTTTTAATGCTGTATTGATATTATTAGAATCATCTCCGTTTGCAAAACGATCTGGAGTAATTAAATAAATAGCATCAGAACTGTTAAAACCAATAAAATCATCCGACTTTTTATCTCTTGATTTTAACTCGTATGTATGTGTTTTTTTTGTACCATCTGCAAAAGTAAAATCGATGTTAAATTTACCTGCTTCTGTAGAAGAAGCAATTTTTAAATCGATAAATAAATAATTATTACTTCTAGCTTTGTGTACTTTTTCGATAGTAACTCCTTCATAAGAAATAGAAGGTATTGCATCACCAATATTATTTTCTTTTACTAATAATTGCAACGAAGTATCCTTAAAACCTACAAACCAATTTGGTGGCTCTACTCTTTCAATTTTGTTTATTACTGCTGTAATTTCGTTAGTAACCTCCATTTTATTTTGTTCTCGTTTTTGGCATGAAAACAAAAATACAATAACCGAAATTAGAAGAACATTTAAATGGCTGTATTTTAATAGTTTCATTTTCCCTAATTTAAACCTCAAAGGTTTTTAAAACCTTTGAGGTTGGTATTTTTATTTATTTGGAGTAACGGTTACTTTCTCTCCATCAACCAAAATATCAATAGCTTCTTTTCCTTCTAGTGTAAATTCTGTTCCTGCTTGAGAAACATTTACTGTAATTACTTGATGTCTAAAATTCACTTTAAATGAATAGG
Protein-coding regions in this window:
- a CDS encoding glycoside hydrolase family 13 protein; this encodes MKLLKYSHLNVLLISVIVFLFSCQKREQNKMEVTNEITAVINKIERVEPPNWFVGFKDTSLQLLVKENNIGDAIPSISYEGVTIEKVHKARSNNYLFIDLKIASSTEAGKFNIDFTFADGTKKTHTYELKSRDKKSDDFIGFNSSDAIYLITPDRFANGDDSNNINTALKETDIDRSDNYKRHGGDIQGIINHIDYISDLGFTTVWPTPVLLNDMAESSYHGYAITDYYKVDSRFGNLSEYKELADKLREKDMKLIMDQVANHCGIGHWWMEDLPFGDWLNNQKNYEDNIDNWNNETNIGSNHRRTTNQDIYVSKADLKGNNEGWFTPAMPDLNQRNPFLAKYIIQNSIWWIETLGLGGIRQDTYPYPDKNFMSDWAGAIMSEYPNFSIVGEEWSYNPLIVGYWQRGANNRDGYESNLKSPMDFPMQKAIVEGINEDESWDKGLIKLYEGLANDFHYASPKDVFIFLDNHDKTRVFTELWEDISKVKMGLSYMLTLPRIPQIYYGTEILMNDSANPGDHGLIRSDFPGGFKDDAVNSFTGEGLNEYQKDMQSFITKVLNYRKDSKAIHDGKTIHFAPFMGTYFLFRTKGDETVVNIINKNVEPITIDLKRFIEVGLDGRTLKNIITGDTFIWGNEIHLTEKGSVLLTTKI
- a CDS encoding TIM-barrel domain-containing protein, which gives rise to MKNYKIFFLLLFITTFSFSQNTDRVFKSIKQTANGFNINVNDGLYIVRFLNTKIVETSFIPAGEQQVKESHAVVLKPIEVDITPVISANESNFFSEGISVLVKHKPFQIIYTYNDEVVTSEKAGYFKSEHQPMDLVKGNIVADKTEKIEFNLTSDEVLFGAGSRALGMNRRGNRLPLYNRAQYGYETHAELMNFTIPLVISSKKYMLHFDNAPIGYLDLDSKKDNSLTYETISGRKTYQVIVGDSWIDLVNNYTKLTGKQPLPARWTLGNFSSRFGYHSQKETEATIAKFKEEKIPVDAVILDLYWFGKELQGTMGNLEVYKDSFPDMKGMISGLKDKGVKTVLITEPFILSTSKKWDEAAAKKVLATDSIGNPAKYDFYFGNTGIVDIYKKEGKEWFWNIYKELIELGAKGLWGDLGEPEVLPSWVNFQNKTADEIHNIYGHDWARLIFEGYQKEFSNERPFILMRAGYSGSQRFGMIPWSGDVNRTWGGLQSQPEIALQMGMQGLGYMHSDLGGFAGANLDDNLYIRWLQYGVFQPIFRPHAQEDVASEPVFRSDRAKRLTKKAIELRYKLLPYNYNVAFENNQKGTPLMRPIFFEEDDEKLMTNSSTYLWGNDFLITPILKDSVATKEVYFPNTANWFNFYTDEKVEGGQTKIVQLNEATIPTYVRGGAFIPMAKLVQTTDAYKGDVLEVHYYFDASVKESKRTFYNDNGLLSNAFEKGAFEILEFESELTKRCLEFELKAAFGENWNPAQKEITLVLHNINWNPKKIKVDGKRKRISSEKNMLTIPLKWNPNKELKVKISLK
- a CDS encoding alpha-amylase family glycosyl hydrolase, with protein sequence MKKIYSVISVSVLAIIIGCSTEKTPKIKKMNTNQEKKTVVYQVFTRLFGNTNTTNKPWGTIEENGVGKFNDFTDKALSEIKELGVTHIWYTGVPHHDVIRDYTEFGISNDDPDIVKGRAGSPYAVKDYYNVNPDLAVNVENRLEEFEALIARSHKNGLKVIIDIVPNHVARNYQSLSNPAGTKDFGADDDKTVEYDVDNNFYYVPNEAFQVPDFLNGYAPLGGEKNPLSDNKFVENPAKWTGNGSRAAKPHFNDWYETVKVNYGVSPDGRKDFDEFPEGFDNEDYKKHFEFWQDKKVPSSWIKFRDIALYWTAKGVDGFRYDMAEMVPVEFWSFMNSAIKMKNEDAFLLAEVYNPNEYRNYIRKGKMDYLYDKVQLYDTLKNIMQGHGITDHIAPIQEDLRDIEHNMLHFLENHDEQRIASPEFAGDALKGKPAMVVSTTISTAPTMVYFGQEFGESGAENAGFGTESRTSIFDYIGVPTLQRWVNDKEYDGGQSTDKEKALRDFYKRLLNFTIKSDALMGEYQDIHHFNRQHTEWYNERVLSFVRWSDHEKLIVVSNFNANDTYGFELGLPQDIIEKWNLKDGEYQVEDQLYKEYSSILKVENGEARVRIDLKPLESFILNVKE